The genomic DNA CGGTCGCGGTCACCGGGACGGACGTTGCCGAGATCGTGGACGGCAGGATCGCGCGACTCTGGGTGCTGCTCGACCCGCCGCCCCCCTGAGACCGCCGCCACCGAACGCTCCGATCTTCAGTCGCTCCGGCCCACCTGCCGGAGGCTCAGCGCCCAGAGCCGCTCCTGGACGGCCTCGTCGCGGCTCTCGGCCGAGGAGACCTTCGGCCGACCGTGGGAGAAGTATCGGCCCGTGACCCCGTCCAGGCCCGGGTCGCTGGCCACGTGGAGGGAGGTCCGCGCGCCCTTCTCGGGCGTGATCAGCAACGGCCGCATCAGCGCCCAGGCCGCGCCGAGCAGGCCGCCGGTGTTCTTGGCGAAGCCGGTATTGACCACCCCCGGATGGACGGCGTTCGCCGTGATGCCGCTGTCGCGCAGGCGCCGGGCGAGCGCGTAGGTGAACAGCACGTTGGCGAGCTTGGCCTGGGCATACGCGCCCATCGACCGGTAGCGCCGGGCGCCCTCGACGTCGTCGAAGTCGATGTGCCCCCGGTAATGGGCCGCCGATGCGACGTTGACGATCCGCGGCTTCCCGCCCGCCGCCGCCGCGTCCTTCAGCGTGTCGAGGAGTTCGAGGGTCAGGAGCACGTAGCCCAGATGGTCGAGCGCCCAGGTCCGCTCGATCCCGTCGACGGTCAGCGTGCGCCGGTCGAAGATCGCGCCGGCATTGTTCACCAGCACGTCGAGGCGCGGATAGGCCGCCCGCAGGATCCCGGCGAGCCGGCGGATCTCGGCCTGCGCGGACAGGTCCGCGCGGTGCGGCTCCACGGCGGCGCAGGGCACCGCGGCGCGGATCCTGTCGGCACAGGCCTGCAGCTTCCCGCTGTCCCGGCCGACCATGGCGACCCGCGCGCCGAGGCGCGCGAGACCGAGGGCCGTCTCGTAGCCGATGCCGCCGGTCGCCCCGGTGACGAGGCAGACCGCGCCGCGCACCGCGCCGGCCTCAGAACACCGCCTGGCCGACCGCGAAGGCAATGACCACGATCACGATGGCGATGAGCAGGAACAGGCCGAACAGGATTCGGGCCAGCGAGCCGGCGCCGGAGGCGATGCCGGTGAAGCCGAGACCGCCGGCGATCAGCGAGATCACGAAGCAGATGAGGGCCCATTTCAGAAGGGTCATGGCGTCACTCCGGCTGCGCCCCGGCGCGGGGCCTGATGCTGCTGCCTCAACCGACGCCAAGCGAGACTGTTCCGCGGATTCCGGACCGGTCCGCTTTTATTCTTACCCGCGTCCGGCCGCTCGGTCGGGGACGCGGTCAGCCGGTCTTCGCCACGGGCTGCGCCGGCACGTCGGCCCGTTCCAGCATGATCTCCGCCAGCGTGTGGTAGAGGCCGCCGCGGCAGATCGCCTTCGAGGCCGCGTCGGCCAGGAGCGCCGCGACCATCAGGGGGATCACCATCGCGTGGTTCTGGGTCATCTCGGTGACGATGACGAAGCTGGTGATCGGCGCCTGCAGCACGCCCGTCAGGTAGGCCACCATCCCGATCAGCACGACGGCGCCGACGGGCATGCCCGGCAGGAATCCGTGGACCGTGCCGCCGAGGCCGGCCCCGACCGCCAGGGACGGCGCGAACAGGCCGCCCGGGATACCGCTGATCGAGCTGAGCACGGTGGCGGCGAATTTCAGGGGCGCGTAGGTCCAGCCGGCCGTCGCGTCGCCGTGGAGGATGGCCTTGGCCTCCTCGTAGCCGGTCCCGTAGGCGGCGCCCCCGGAGGCGAGGCCGCACAGGGCGACGCACAGCCCGCAGGCCGCCGCGAAGATCACGGGCCGCTTCCGGATCATCCGTCCGGCCGCGCCCGGCAGGCCGCGGGCGAACAGGATGACGAGGCGGCTGAACAGGCCGCCCGCGAGGCCGCCGACCACGGCGATCAGCGGCACGATCCAGCTGGCCGCCAGCGGCAGGGCGGCGTCGGTCGTCCCGAAATAGGTATAGTTGCCGAGGAGCCCGAGCGAGGTCAGGCCCGCGGCCACGATCCCGGCCACGATCAGGCCGGAGGAGCGCGCCTCGTAGGCGCGTCCCAGCTCCTCGATGCCGAACACGATGCCGGCGAGGGGCGTGTTGAAGGCCGCAGCGACCCCGGCCGCGCCGCCCGCGAGGAGCAGCCCGGGCAGGCGCTCCGGGGTCAGGCGGCCGAAGGCGGCCATGATCGCGGCGCCGACCTGCACGGTCGGCCCCTCGCGGCCCGCGGAGGCGCCGCAGAACAGGCCCAGGAACAGGACCAGCACCTTGCCGAAGGCCACGCGCGGCGAGATCAGCGAGTAGCGGAAGCCGGTATCCCGGGCGTGGCGGGCGGCGATCACCTGCGGGATGCCCGAGCCCTGCGAGTTCGGGAAGACCGTGAGGGCGAGCAGCGCCGCGAGGGCGAAGCCCGCGGGCGTCAGCACCAGGGCGATGAGCGGCGACGGCGCGGTGAGCCGCCGGAACCCGTCCTGCGCGAGGTCGGCGCCCTTGGCCATCAGCACGGCGGCGAGGCCCACGCCGATGCCGCCCACGAGGAAGAGCAGCCGCCCGCGCCAGAGCGGATAGGCCTCCATCGAGGCCGACCGCAGGCGCATGATCGAGCGGCGGTAGCGCGACCGTTGCGGGGGCGGAGCATCCGTCGTGTCCCGCACCTCGTCCCGCTTCTCGACCATGAAAGAGCACCTCGTCCGCGCAGTGAGAGCGGACGCTATAGCGCAATGGTCAAGGAAAGGCCCCCTGCGCGGGACGGCCGAGGGCCGGCACCGGCGTGCCGGCCCCGCCGCTCAACCGATCACCACCTGTGGTGCCAGGCGGCCCGATGCCAGCCGCCGTGATGGTGCCAGCCCCAGGGGCGATGCCAGCCCGCGTGGCGCCAGCCCCACCGATGGTGCCAGCCCCAGGGACGGCCCCAGGGACGGCCCCAGCCGTAGGCCACCGGCCGGGCGTAGTAGACCGGGCGGTACGCGTAGGGGCGCCAGTTCGGCTTGCACCAGCCTGACCAGCCCCGGTGGAAGCCCGGGCCGCAGCCCTGGGCAGCCTCCGCCGTACCGGCCGTGGCGGCCAAGGTTCCGAGCGCGAGGAGTGCTGCGCCTGCCAGCTTCATCCGCATCGTCGTCCTCCGTTCAGTTTCGAGCAGCGCGATGATCCGGCCCCGGTCCGACCGAGTTGTCGCCGGATCATGTCCGGCCGTCCGCGACGGGCCGGAAGTGGGCTCGAAACATCCGAGGCCGGGGAAGCGTTTCTTCACGAACCTGTGCGCGCGAGACGACTGAGCCTCCGCGGAGACAAGCGTCGCAATACGCTGCCGCCCGGTCCGGTCATCGTGCGACGATTGCGAGGATACCGAAGCGCCCCAGCGGCCGCGCGGCCGTCCCGCCTCAGCCCTCGGCGGCGCAGAGCTTCTCCACCGCCCGCACATACGCCTTGGCGTCGAACTTCTTGAGCGAGTTCTCGCTCTGATAGCGGACCGTGCCGAAGATCTCGCGCCTCTGCCAGGGCCGGTCGTGCAGGCCGTACACCCAGGCGACGTTGGTGAAGGAGTTCGGATCGCGCCCGTCGAGGAAGTAGCGGTTGTTCAGGCGGAGCGTCCGCGCGAAGCCCTCCTCGGGCGACGGGGACCATTCGAGGATCTTCTTGCCCCAGTACATCCGCAGCTGGTTGTGCATGTAGCCGGTCTCGCGCATCTCGCGCATCGCGGCGTTCCAGTAGCGGTCGTGGGTCTCGCCGGCGGCGAGCTGCGCCTCCGAGTAGGCGTGGGGGCGCTCGTCCTTCGCGTGCTCGGCCAGGGTCTTGCGCGCCCAGTCCGGCACGGCCCTGTCGTAGGCGTCGTAGCCCTCCGTGTAGAAGACGTGGTTCATGGCGAGCTCGCGCCGGACGATCAGCTCCTCCAGGTAGGCGCCGCGGTCGTCGGCATCGCCGACCTTGGCCTCCCGCACCGCCAGGGCGATCTCCACCGGCGAGATCTGCCCGAAATGCAGGTAGGGGCTCATGTGCGAGGCGGCGGCCGCCTCCGGCATGTTGCGCCCCGCGCCGTAGCCCGAGAACCCGTCCTTCAGGAACGCCTTCAGGCGCTTGCGGGCCTGCGTCTCGCCGCCCGTGAAGCGCTTCACCGGGCCGACCTCCCGGTCGAGGGTCATCCCGGCGAGCACCGCCTCCGGATCGGAGACGTCGATCGCGCTCTTCAGCGTCAGGCGATCGGCCGCGCACTTCACCCGGCGGGGTTTCAGCGCCGCGAGGAACGGGTCCCACAGCCGGTTCAGCTTCGGCCTCAGCGTCCGGGCGGCGTACTCGTGCTTCGGCGAGGCCGTCTCGACGGGCACGACGACGTCGCCCTCGACCTGGACGATCCGCGTCTTCACCGACTTGGCGATCTCCCGGTACCAGCCCTTCTGGATCGCGAGGTAGCCGCGGTCGAGCACGAGGAGCGCGGCGTCCTCGGCGAGGGCGATGGCGATCTTGGCGGGCGAGCACTTGCGCATGACGAAGCCGATCCCGCGCTTCTCCAGGCCTGCCTTCGCGTCCGCGAGACCCTGGAGCAGGAAGGCGTAATGCCGGGCATTGGCCTCGGGAAAGCCGCTCGCGCCGTCCAGCAGGCCGAAGCAGGCGACGACCGGCAGATCGAGGCGGTTTCCCTCCTCGATGGCGAGTTCGAGAGCGGGATTGAACGTCGCCCGGTTGGCCTGCTGCAGGAGATACAGGACGTAGGCGCCGTCTTCGCGCGGCTCGACATCGTTGAGGATCCGGATCCGTTCGCCCTGGATCGCCATGCTCACCTGCTCCTTGCTTGGCGCGCCGCGCCGGAACCTTGGCCGGAGAAGGTAGAGCGGGCGGGATTTTCGTCCGTCCGGACCGGACGGATGAAAAGCCGCAGTCGAGGCGACGGGCCGAACTCCGGCGCCAGCCGCCAAAACCCCGCCTCATCAGGGACTTGCACGGCGATCGATCGGTCCCGCCCGCGACAATGCAGGTTTCGATCGCGCTCGACGGCCTGCGACATTTTCAACACAGGCGGGAAGTGACGCGTGCGCGAGCGCACGAAAGGACAGCCCTGCTGTCCTGATGCTCTTGAATTTTCCGTCGAGGAGCGCAGATTGTGCAGCGCGGGAAGGCGATGGCGTCGCCCTTCCGCAGCCCTTCTTGGGCGTTTCCTCCCTAGACTTCGGGCCGCTCCTTCGGGAGTGGCCTTTTTTCTGTCCGGAGCAGGCGCGGGCCCCGGTCCGGCCCTTCTACGGGCGCGTTGAGGGGCAGCGCGCTTCCCGCGCAGGCG from Methylobacterium oryzae includes the following:
- a CDS encoding chloride channel protein gives rise to the protein MVEKRDEVRDTTDAPPPQRSRYRRSIMRLRSASMEAYPLWRGRLLFLVGGIGVGLAAVLMAKGADLAQDGFRRLTAPSPLIALVLTPAGFALAALLALTVFPNSQGSGIPQVIAARHARDTGFRYSLISPRVAFGKVLVLFLGLFCGASAGREGPTVQVGAAIMAAFGRLTPERLPGLLLAGGAAGVAAAFNTPLAGIVFGIEELGRAYEARSSGLIVAGIVAAGLTSLGLLGNYTYFGTTDAALPLAASWIVPLIAVVGGLAGGLFSRLVILFARGLPGAAGRMIRKRPVIFAAACGLCVALCGLASGGAAYGTGYEEAKAILHGDATAGWTYAPLKFAATVLSSISGIPGGLFAPSLAVGAGLGGTVHGFLPGMPVGAVVLIGMVAYLTGVLQAPITSFVIVTEMTQNHAMVIPLMVAALLADAASKAICRGGLYHTLAEIMLERADVPAQPVAKTG
- a CDS encoding DUF1328 domain-containing protein, with the protein product MTLLKWALICFVISLIAGGLGFTGIASGAGSLARILFGLFLLIAIVIVVIAFAVGQAVF
- a CDS encoding GCG_CRPN prefix-to-repeats domain-containing protein, with protein sequence MRMKLAGAALLALGTLAATAGTAEAAQGCGPGFHRGWSGWCKPNWRPYAYRPVYYARPVAYGWGRPWGRPWGWHHRWGWRHAGWHRPWGWHHHGGWHRAAWHHRW
- a CDS encoding deoxyribodipyrimidine photo-lyase; translated protein: MAIQGERIRILNDVEPREDGAYVLYLLQQANRATFNPALELAIEEGNRLDLPVVACFGLLDGASGFPEANARHYAFLLQGLADAKAGLEKRGIGFVMRKCSPAKIAIALAEDAALLVLDRGYLAIQKGWYREIAKSVKTRIVQVEGDVVVPVETASPKHEYAARTLRPKLNRLWDPFLAALKPRRVKCAADRLTLKSAIDVSDPEAVLAGMTLDREVGPVKRFTGGETQARKRLKAFLKDGFSGYGAGRNMPEAAAASHMSPYLHFGQISPVEIALAVREAKVGDADDRGAYLEELIVRRELAMNHVFYTEGYDAYDRAVPDWARKTLAEHAKDERPHAYSEAQLAAGETHDRYWNAAMREMRETGYMHNQLRMYWGKKILEWSPSPEEGFARTLRLNNRYFLDGRDPNSFTNVAWVYGLHDRPWQRREIFGTVRYQSENSLKKFDAKAYVRAVEKLCAAEG
- a CDS encoding SDR family oxidoreductase; amino-acid sequence: MRGAVCLVTGATGGIGYETALGLARLGARVAMVGRDSGKLQACADRIRAAVPCAAVEPHRADLSAQAEIRRLAGILRAAYPRLDVLVNNAGAIFDRRTLTVDGIERTWALDHLGYVLLTLELLDTLKDAAAAGGKPRIVNVASAAHYRGHIDFDDVEGARRYRSMGAYAQAKLANVLFTYALARRLRDSGITANAVHPGVVNTGFAKNTGGLLGAAWALMRPLLITPEKGARTSLHVASDPGLDGVTGRYFSHGRPKVSSAESRDEAVQERLWALSLRQVGRSD